The sequence TCATGTTCTCCGATGAAGAAGCAAAGCAATGTCCACGAATATTTCACCTTCCTCATCATAAAAAACACTGTAACTGATGCAGAGTCTTTCGTGAATGTTTGTATTGAGAGTGATTTCTGCAGAGCTTCTTTTCAACAACTTTTGTCATTCTGCTTATCATACCAGACAGGTCCTCCAATGAAAGTAGATGCCCCTAATCCACTATTCTTTCAGACAGATGATCATAACTAGGTCTTGGAGATTGTAATGTTTCCATGTTTTAaaatgacaattaattaaattgatttttattaagatgtcaaaaataaataagatatttaaatgatggcttaatatttgattaatttaacaataaaataataaaatataattatgtcactttatcaaatatattttttcaaatcgGCCTATCTTCTACATGCTTCTTGGAGAGGGTTCCTGGTGATGGATTGGATATGCTTGAATTTGATACACAACCTAAGATCTCTATAAGATCTCTGGAGAAGAAAACCTTCATGAGTTGGATTGGATATGCTTGAATTTGATAAAATGACCTATGATTTCTGGAGAGAAAAATCTTCAGGAATTTGATAAAAAGGTTGAACAAAAACCTGATACCTCCCAGAGGGCAGCAGGACAAATTTGTTAAGTCTCTGATAGAGACAAATTTGCACAGAAATTGTGCTGTCAGATAAATCTCTAATATTGTCTGCTTGAGAGTTATATTCTGAGATTTGGAACATAAAGAATATTTTATCCTGTCGTCTCAGTATTGGTGGTTATTATGAAATCATGGCTTGATGCAACATAGTGGGTATTATCATCGAAGGAGCCGATTTTAATGTAAGTCATTCTCTTTGGTGGCGTGTGATATATGTGTGGGAGCTGGTTCTTCATTGGCTTATTATAAACCCAAATAAGGTTTATGTTAGAAGCATTTGAGCACTGGCAAATTAATATTGTGAATCGTTATTTATATCCtgttgattttttaatttattttaatcaaatgTTTAGAGATGTATTGGGTGTTGCAACTAATAAGTAAGGCTTTGCATAAGTTTGACAATATTTATTGATGCTTCAAATACTAAAGCGGCACTCCTGGCATGGTAGTCTCTTCCTGAGCACAGCTATTTGCACATATCGAGCCATCTGGTGAAGACAGCGATAGTGTCTTGGTGCAATTGAGGCGGCATACCTCTGGGCCCGTGAGAAAGGGCGTGGGTAATAAGTTGGTTTGATGATCAAAAAATTGAACTCAGTGACTTCCAAAGCTAAGATTAATTCCTTAATATCGATTCCTCTTGCTATCAAGTGATCGTTCTGATCAAACAAAAGGTATTATACCTAGCGCGATTAGGAGAGATTAATACAGGCACTAATACAGAAGCGACGCCAGTCATTTTCTGTGTCGGAGGTCTCTTTGGCAGTGGTTCACTGGTGATGTGTGAGTGTTGAGAGAAACAATTTATAAACTCATTGCTTCATTATAGATTCACACTTTGTTGGAGGACCATAATTATATTGATTGAAAGTTAGTAAATCGATTGCTTGGGTGACTGAGCGGCACTGCTAATGTTGAGCCAGGTCAGATTCTTCTAGTTTCAGAAAACACTGTTAAATAATATAGTCAGTAATCTCGGACAGCAAGAAGTCAGATTTCTATTCTAAAGTCTGCGTACTAAGTCTCAGATATCTATCTATTATCAGACTTATTATTGCTGCAATTAAGAAATTGTCTTTGAAATCTGTTTTGCTTCTTATACAACTTACATAACTGCCTTCTCTGATATGCTGCAATTAAGAAATTGTCTTTGAAATCTGTTTTGCTTCTTATACAACTTACATAACTGCCTTCTCTGATATGAGTTAATAAATTAAGCATAAAGATTTTTCGGAACATAcagcaaactgtttgactaaattacAATAAGCTGCAAAAAGGATAAAACACTACAGCAGCAAAAGGGGAAGGACATTTCAAAGATGCTTTAAAAAAAGCATGCCAACTAACTGATGACCACCGTTTATCTCCATTAAAGTAATTTCCTGGATGCATTCAGATGAAACTAGGGCAACATTGAGAATGTAGAGCATCATTGAGAATGTGTTAGTTTCTAAAAGTTATAATGACTTTGCTTAAAGGGGTCAACCAGTCACCAATAAAAGCATTCAATTGTACAACAGCACCCACATCATCCAAAATAAGCACACATCTTCCTCCAAAATGACCCTTCAAACAAAGAACacttttcactttttcatcatatTTGGTTAAATATTTAAAGATTTGCTTCTGCAAATTTGTAAGGCCTGTGGTCATCAATGGCCTAGACATTAAATACAAAACAAGCAGCATAAAAAGCCACCATCACGTTGATTGTACAGAGACCTCTTTCATTGaattcagatttaatttctgaatGAGAGCATTCTTCACATTGTTCATTCCCAGTGGCTGCTTGGCAACTTCTAATGGCACTCTGTCCAATGTCTTTAATCACATCATTCACCACTGTCTTTACTAGCTGAGCTTCGAAGCTGCAATGGCCAAAATAGGTCAATAGAAATTGCAAAAGTGCCGAACATCATGGTTATGCTCCTCTGCAATGCATACAAAGATTTAACCTAATCAACAGTGTTCACTTTTTCATCATATTTGGTTAAATCTTTAAGAATTTGCTTCTGCAAATTTGTAAGACCTGTGGCATCTACAACAGTGGTACGGACATTAGATACAAAACAAACAGCATTGAAACCACAATACTGTCAATTGTACAGAGCCTTTGTAACCGTTGCCTTGCCGATACCGCCAATACCCAAATTCCAGCTTTAACTTCCACTCCCATGGGATGCTTGGTAACTTCCTCCGGCACTCCATCCAATGCCTTAATCATAAAATTAACGACTGTCTTTGCTAGCCAAGCTTCAAAGCTGCAATAGCCAGAGTATGTCAATAGAAATTGCAAAAGTCCTAATTATCCTGGTTCTACTCTGCAATCTGTTGCTAGAAAAGTTGGAAAATAATACATTCACATATAATATTAAAGagaatatttcaaaaaataaatcTTTCACGTATTATTATGAAAGAGAAAAGCTGGAAAAACATTCTTTTAAATATAAATGGAACAGCATCTGAGAAAAATTTGTTGGTGTTAAAAACAATTTACATTTGAGAATTACAATGGTCAAGAAAAGGGCCCGTCAGTTTATGAAAGGCCTTTAGTTTCCAGTCTTTATTGATCTATATATACAAATTATTATATCAAGAGTAGTGAATTCATGGTTTACCAGTTGAACAGTCCAACAATGATGAAAATTCTTATGTTCAACTGTAAACCAGTCCCAAAAAAATTACAATCAAATTGATTTGTCAGTCTAATATGAAATCTCAAAATTAAGTAATTACGTTTGGAAAACTGCTGGACAGTGGCTCTGAGTAGAATCATAAATGTCACCCATCAAtcaacaattaaatatttaataggtAACTGCTCTGTTTATTTATGATTTGGCTTTGTTTATTGGCTTTTCTTCCTATGACTGATTGTTTCATTAGCTGCTACTGTACGTTATTTCAGTGGCATCCTTGATATAAACAATATAGATAAACAAAAACTACAGAAAAGAAAGcacaataaaattttaaaattaagctaGACCTCTTAGCATGCCAATCTAAGATAAAGTTTTATTAATAAACAATTATATTTCAAAAATTGCTGCGATGGGAGGCAGAGTAAAGGCGGAGACATTAAAATTCTtcaataattaaataactaaaacaaAAAACACATGAAGAGAAGTAGAATCATAATGCTAGAGTTAGACTATCGCTCTGTGAAAAGAGCCAACTAAAATTTATCTGCAAAATgaatttttacatttaaaaataaGAATAcaaaccctagccctaaccctagCCTATATCGCTTCCCTAAAACCCTATCCTTGAAAACTATATTCTAACGAAGGCACACATGCCACCTATTATTCAGCGGCAGCCGTGAAATATTTAACCAAAACTACAAAAATGGAAGCTGAAAGTGAAATTCATTGCTTACCCTTGAGTTATACCCATGGACCAATCTGAGCGAGAATGGATCTGTTTATGGGCATTCGTCCACCCCTCAATATCTTCTATTGCATATCGATCTGAATGGTCATACTGTTTGAGAAATGATTTCTGATAGGGACTTTGATCCTTTTTCAGGATATCTAAAGTCATTTGAATCTGCAGAATAAAAGAGAGAAATGATCAAGTCAGGGATACTCAAGCTTGCATAGCCGTTGGAAAAAATAGGAATTTGTATGGCACTGTACTCGATTGATCTTTCCAAGCTCAACCCAGTCATTTCGCCCTTTCTCACATCTCTCTCCTGAAACTGAGAAACACATGATAACCCTAATCACTTTGGAAAGCAAgttcatttatttatttgaaatgcaCGACCTACTTTCCAGGATCAACGGTTCAAAATACTCTTATAATTATGAAAGACGATAGAACTTGTTTTGACCGTTCATTTTTCTTTACTGCTGTCCATCGTAGAAATTAGCAATGGTACCTCGAATACGTGTGGAAgatcaattataaaaaaaattggtgTAGTTTTTTAatacattatattatgataaaaatTGGTAGGCCATCTACCAAAAGTCTCAATAGAGaagtaataatttcaaataatttttttttactctTGTCCATCGTagaaactagcaattgcaccttgtgTGCAATCGGTATGTTGAATAGGTGTGAAAGATCGATTATAAAAAAATTGGCCTAATTTTTGCATACATTTATGTAATGTATGAGAAAAATTGGTAGGTCATCTACCAAAAGCCTCAATAGAGAAGTAATTACTTCAAATCAATTATCCATCCACTTACATGGATCCAAGCATGATtgaaatgaaaaatttgaattaagcttcattaccaataggctcaagttatgtttgcaataaggagagagggagatggTGGGAGATATAGAGGGGtagtgagatagagatagagaggaacaTAGAGATTAAGATTGAGATGGAgaaggagagggatatggagaggagatggagatagaaagagagagaggaggggggtagatatagatggaagagataaatatatagagggagagggagagaatgatagagggagagagaaagataaacgtagatataggaagtgatatatagagaaagggagagatatagggGCAGTGGGAGATGGAGAggtaatgagatagagatagaaggaGAGATGTAAGAAAGAAATAGAGAGCTAGAGCTAGAGCAACAAATAAATATAGTGGGATAagaggagagatagaaagagagagattgTGATATAGAGTGAtaaagagttagagatagagaaagagagatagatgtGTGATAAGGAGGGAGGTGGccagagatagagagatataaggagagagatagggagatagagataagaCAATCAAATCTTGCAAGTATATGATAATATACATGTCAAGATGCATGGACCAATTTATAACCAACACATCAACAAAGATGTTGGCATAGGTTGACACCTAGTATGGTGGGTATACTTTTGATAAATCTTTGGATCAATGGTAATAATTTTAACATAATAATAAACAATTTTTAATCATGTATAAACTCATTAAATGACAAATCATAAAACATGatctatataaatatttttaaaattctaaAAAGTGATTATAAattcattaataaaataatataaatatttttaatttatttattcacctttaaaaaaatcaattcaaCGAAAAAATTCTAcatgattaaaataataaattaaagtaTAACGTCTCTATAAAGAAACAATAGATTCAAGTTAAAACTACTTTTTCCATGTTTTTGGACATTTAAACATCCACttatttgtaatataaaaaattgcaCCTTATGCAATTCAACGCGACAAGTGGCACTTTCCTCCACATCATCGGAGGTCGGGTACCACcattctttgtccttttgtccaccagAATCACCTTGTTAGCTTAAAACCGAAAGTTCACCAACTTTTTTGACATGTCACCTTCGGCACTCTAGCACAACTCGGAGACGTCTGCACAACATGCTAGCGTCCTGCGAATCTAACCGTCCACATatggtcatttgagcattatgcctGTGCTTGGAAGGAATCGTAACACCTCTGCATGCGTCCATAGGCGTCATTTTTTCGTCCAGGGCCTATATCTCTCTGGTTAGAAGGCATTTGAGGATCTTTGGCATTTTTTAGACTACTTGTAGGCTAGAGCTCTTGCAAAACTCTGGGGACAACGTTCATAACTTCTCTTAGaaacaccaccattgttgcagcttTCCAAACAACTCACAACGCCATTGTCATAGCATCTCAAAAAGGGGAGTTTCCTTATTCTCTTTTCCATTCATCTCACCATTATCACTTTTCTATCTTGAATTATTTTTCCATTATCCTTATCATTTTATTTCCTCGTGGTTTTACttaggttgtccatggaggtggaaacaccaatgggggtctaacttaggcagactccaaaacacaaccccaacattttcccttcttgTTTGTGTGTAGGTTCTCGATCGTGGGAAGAAGATCATTTAGTGGGAGGCTTCAACCGTGGACCATCTGGGAATCtcctttctcccctttttctcAATCATTTTTCGTTTTTCACGTTATTAGTGTATTTTATTATACTTTCCGCGAGTATTTAATATTATAAGTATGTTTATTATTCTCATACAATGTCTCATCTGTATAGGATGACAACGTGTTGCATTGGTGTCCCAGCTTTGCGCACTTGTCCCAGGGACAGAGACTCAACAGAGCCGCCTGAGAGCCTTCTCTATAATCTGTTAGCTTAGTGTGATTGTAttcatcccctggctcaccttagcaCCAGTTTGAGTGAGGTATCAGAATGTCGCGTTGGTGTCCTAGCTTTGCGCACTCATCCTTGGGACAGAGACTCAAAAAAGTCATCTGGGAGCCTTCTCTACAATCTGTTAGCTTAGTTTGATTGTCTTCATCCCCCAGCTAACCTTAGCACTAGTTTGAGTGAGGTATCAGAGGGTggatttgttctctaggattcatcatccttgaggtagcaaatttcctccattacatttttgtgaactcAACGTGAAACCAAcctttcttttttaattttgtgtTTATCATTTAGATCATTGCatacatctaatatatatatatttttttttttaaaaacatagttTGCATCGATTCTTCTAGCATTTTCATTAACCTCTTCATCTTTCTAATCAACAAGCTTTAGTAGAAGACAAAAACCCTTCATGTCCCTGTAGTGTGGTCTCAACATCGCAAGGCTTGTCTACGAGCTTTACGACCCAGACTGCCACATGAGTTGTATTCAAGAGGACATCTAGACAGAGTTTCCCTGCTAATCCTTACAAACCTCCTCTATCCAACACGATTATCAGAAACCCTCTACATGACTCTAGCGAGCCTTTCCCCTCTTATACTCTCCACATACCTTTTGTGTGAGGCTCGTCAGCTAGTAGTACTCATAACAACTCCCCGACTAATTCTCTATCGCCTTCTCCTCCTTATATTGATCACAATTTCGCTATCACTATTGACTTTGACCAAATTCATTCTTTAGAAGAGAACCTGAGAGATTTTGAAGGGTTCCTCAATCGGGAGAATGCCCTCCCTTAATTTGGGAATGTAGTTAATACCTTGAGAGACATGCTCATCTCAAATAAGAAAGGTTTAGAGATGTTGAGGGCATTATCTATTATTGTCAAAAACCATGTACCCTTGGTAGATCCACCCCCGCAAGATGTCCAGTCTAACACTTGTGGTTTCTAGTTAGGTGTTGACATACCTAGTTTGACAATGCACATGGTCAGCCCTGGGCCTACCATTCCTAGCATCAATGCATCAGCCACTCCCTTGGGGTATACAGGTATATCTAGTAGCTCGACCTCTGCCTCTACTACAACTCAGGTCTCTACGATCAACATTAGTACTACCTCTACTAGTAGCACTAGTTCTCTTGGTGGTGTCGGTGGAGGTGGTGGTGATGGTTCTCTTGGAGGTACCGATGGAGGTGGTGGCACATCTAGCCCACCTCTGGCTCCTTCGCCCGCTAATCCAAATCTTGAACACCATCCTACAAAATATGGCCCAATTGCAGTTACAGTTAACCAACTTGGCCTCTACCTCTTGTCAGGCATTCATGTCTACATATTACAGGAAGAGTCCCCTCAACATCACCATCTTGAACACTATCCTTCCTACAATTGCTGAGTCATTGAAGTTCGATAGGTTCAATGGCGATGGGGACCCTAATGTGCACATCGATTCTttcatgaccatgtgtagtgactaaCATAATCTAGACTTCATTCTGCTTAAGTTATTCTCACGGCCTCTTCAGGGAACCACGTTAGAATGGTATAGCTCTTTACTAGATTAATCTATTCGTACCTTTGATCAGCTCGTGGATTTGTTTCTTAAACGATTTCAGGCTAATATTGGCAACAAGGTCACCATCActaaccttgttcattgtaaacaaaaACCCAATGAAAATATCACCGATTTTATTTCGAGATACCAATCGATCTCTTCTAGGATCCCCTTTGCCCTGCCAAATAGCGATCTGCAGAGGATGTTCATCGGTAATCTATAGTTGGCATTGAGGGAGAACCTATCCCTTAATCGGTATCAAAGCTTCGCTAATATGTGTTTCGCACTCACATACTATGATGCAAGAGCATCAATCTAGATCTTACCAGTTGGGCATTTTTTCAGTGGGATTGcttgagagcatggcatttcttcatgtttgagtgtttagcattatggttttgggtttattcccttgtgttcttAGTCATtgttgtgtttgagtttcatggctTTTGGCTTTGTTTCCAGTAAGATTTGGATTCTAGTATTGTTccggttggtgtgttcttaccaatTAGCCTAGTTGTTTGTTGAgagaagatgattttgggttgtggTTGATCTTCGTGACCTGCTAATCATTtgaggtgttgctttgggccttggctggTATTCCCGGAGGTCTGTGCAttgttttatgatttggagattgttcttagtgatttgagcgaACATGTTatcattgcacgtttcatgaaccggttggtcttttggGATGACTTGATTAAGTTGTGGGTGGTATATATATGGAAGCTTTTGATTCATTTGAGGACAACaaagaagttagaagattgaagactgAGCATTAAGAGTGAGCAAAGATGTAGAACCGGCTGGATTCTGATCCGATAGGACTGAGGTCCGGATAGGATAGAACCGGTAGACTACTACCAAAGGCTAATTTGATATGAGGATTatctgtggatcttgtaattgcattataagcattgtTTATATCCTAGActacgatccaacatgtggcatgtataattttccaaattgtaataagattcattcaaattgtttaccggttatgtcttttgtgttgttaccagttgttcttccTATTGTTTTTGGCACCTTACTGGTATgatttgcatggtttatgtgtttagctgcaaggttgggttgtccttcatcagatctccctgccttgactacatcaaatggtatcagagctagttcatgaacctgttgttggatagagtgttgtttgtgcaccaACTAGTTGGAGAGgagattgaggcaacttgtggacttgttcaaatcACCAAGTGTGAGGCAGAGCAAGGTTTACAGGTAGACCgctgatcctagagcttgagcttgaggtagtaagtgggtggagacttgaatagatcgtTGATTGAGGCAAACTACAGTTTGTACCGGTAGATCGTTGTGGAGAGACAACCAGAAGCTGTTGTTAGATCATCGAACccttgaggcagttgcaagtacctactgaccgaTCACCGAACCAGAGCAAGTGATGGGACTTACgtttcaattaaccctgagagtctgatgcaggagcaccagtctagttcttaccggttgggcaTTTTTTCAGTGGAGTTGCTTGAGAGTATGGCATTTCTTCctatttgagtgtttagcattatggttttgggtttattcccttatgtTCTTGGTCATTGTTGTGTTCGAGTTTCATAGATTTTGGCTTTGTTTCTGATAAGATGTGGATTCCGGTATTGTCctggttggtgtgttcttaccagaTAGCCTGGTTGTTTGTTGAGCCAAGACAATTtcgggttgtggttgatctccgtgacttgcgGATCTTTTGcggtgttgctttgggccttggctggTATTCCCGGAGGTCTGTGAAttgttttatgatttggagattattcttagtgatttgagccgacatgttacagttgcatgtttcatgaaccggttggtcttttgggccgacttgattaagttgtaattatttgtgggtggtatatatatggaagcttgtgaatcatttcaGGAAAACgaagaagttagaagattgaagattgAGCATTGAGactgagcgaagatgtagaaccgactGGATTCTGATCTGGTAGGACTGAGGCCGGAAGGCTGAGGTACAGATAGGATACAACCGGTAGACTGTTACTGGAGGCCGATTTGATATGAGGATTATCTgaggatcttgtaattgcattataagcattgtTTATTTCCTGGAttgcgatccaacatgtggcatgtataatttttcAGAttataataagattcattcacattgcttACTTGttatgtcttatgtgttgttatcggttgttcttcttgttgtttctagCACCTTGTTATCAGTTACCAATATGCTTTTCATGCTTTATGTGTTTAGTTGCAGGTTGGGCtatccttcattagatctccctgccttgactgcaTCAGACTATCAACACACCATGTCGTAGTTCAGAGATTCCACTTCGAACTCCTGTGGTGGGTCCTTTGCAGGAACTTCTACGAAAGGGTCTAGGAAGAATAAGGTTGTACCTAATGTCATGGTTGTTCCTCCGACAACTTTCATGCAAGGATTGCAACAAAATAGGGTCTTCACAAAATTGAATGACTTATTTGAGAATAAAGCAGCAATTTTTGAAAGACAATCTAATCACCCTTCTTAAGATCAGACCGTTGTCTGATACTAGACCTTATTTGTGTTGGTATGATGGACCAAAAGTTTGTCATTATCATCGTGTGCTTGGTCATGACACTGAGCGGTGTTATTGTCTTCGACACATTATCCAGGATCACATCGACAGTGATGAAATCAAAGTTGATGCATAGAAACATAAATCAAACAAGTCTTTTGACAAGACCAACAGTGACTTGAAAATTTATACTGAGCCATTTCCTCCGCATTCAACGAATTTCATCTCCACATCGGATCCTTATTTGAATGATGGTTCATTTATGAACATGGTTACCATCACTCCTATTTTTTCACCTCCTAGCGAAAAGGAGAATATTTATGACGTATCTTTGTCATTCACTACTCTAGATTCCCTGTATTGTGGAGAGTTTGCTCCTTTGTACATCCTTGCTAAGTTGAACGGTCAAACTATCACAGGTTGTATGGTGGGCCCATCCTGCAGAGTCAATGTTATGACAGAGGATAATTTATTTGTCAACAGTTGGCATAGACCCACATATGATGAAAGCCAGATGACCTAAAGAACATACAACATTTTTTCTATCTCTCCTTTAGGTAGCATCACCTTGATAGTCCTCATAGGACCCAAAATAGTATTTTCCACATTTGTGATCATTCTTGAGTTAGATCTATTTTGCGCTAATCTAGGCATTCCTTGGATGATTTCCATGGAGGTGGTCCCTTCGATAATTAATAAATGTCTCAAGTTTCCCCAGGAAGGTTCGGTGTATGTCATCCAAGATACTGGATATTGACCCCTGGTAGCCCTTGGGGACCTTTCGCTAGACCATTTTTGGCATGCTCCAGTAGGGCTCATGCTTCCTTGTGGTGACTTGATGTACCATataagatgggggagttggctcctAAATCACTGTAGCCTAGCTTTTTATTGCCTCTTTGTGCATTGACCTATGCTCCATCTATTCTAATGTTGGAGCGGGTGGTTCCTCATGTCTCCTCATCATTGGGGAGTGAGGCTAACCTTGCTCCCTCAAATAGACCTCCGTGTTCACCTCAGACTGCAAACTTCCAGTGGTGTCTTCTATTCCTAGAATTGCATGTAGTGTAGACAAGGGAAAGGCACCTAGATGTTGTCAAAGTTTGCGACCTACCCTCCCCTCAAGATCTCGATCATGGTAGATATCCCTTGGCCCTCTCCTTATGAGAAAGGGAAGTGTTCCTCTTGGGTTCATTCCTCACCACTCGCTCTTGCTTCACAGCCCACATCAACACCCTGCATTCCTCTGACCACTCTTAGAGTGAAGCGAGGTAGGGCACCCATTGCTGTGAATGTGGTGCCTGTCCCAGATGCACCTCATGTTTCATTAGTTGGGCCTTCTCCTATCCCTAACACGGTTctagaggcctctcctatggagcatgatgctcctgaATCCTCTAGAGACTCAGTTGGTGGTCCTCACCTCTATCATAATTAGTGTATGCATCGGCATAAATGCTTTCGATAGGCCATGACTCGATAACATGATGCCACTTTGCAGTCTGTTGGTGCCTCTTCGAAACCCGGCCTTGTTGTCTCGAAGCCTGCCTATTCAGATGTTCCTATCTCATacttaggcagactccaaaacacaaacCCAACATTTTGCCTTCTTGTTTGTTTGTAGGATCTTGATTATGGGAAGAAGATCATTTAGTGGGAGGCTTCAACCATGGACCATCTATGAATCTCCTTTGTCCCCTTTTTCTCAATCATTTTTTCATGTTTCATGGTATTAGTTTATTATATTATACTTTCCGTAGGTATTTAATATTATATGTGTGTTTATTATTCTCGTACAGTGTCTAGTCCATACAAGATGACAATGCACCGCGCTAGTGTCCCAACTTTGTGTGCTCGTCCTGATGACAAAGAATCAATAGAGCCAACTGGAAGCCTTCTCTATAATCTATTAACTTAGTTTGATTGTCCccatcccctggctcaccttagtGCCAGTTTGAGTGAGGTATCAGAGGGTggatttgttctctaggattcatcatccttgaggtagcaaatttcctccGTTACATTTTTGTGAACTCAACATGAAACCAacctttcttttttcattttgtgtTTATCATTCAGATCATTGCatacatctaatatatatatatattttttttaaaacatagtttgcATCGATTGTTCTAGCATTTACATTAACCTCTTCATCTTTCTGATCAACAAGCTTCAGTAGAAGATAAAAACCCTTCATGTCCCTATAGTGTGGTCTCAACATCGCAaggcttgtctatgagctttacgacCCAGACTGCCACATGAGTTGTAGTCAAGAGGACATCCAGATAGAGTTTCCC is a genomic window of Cryptomeria japonica chromosome 7, Sugi_1.0, whole genome shotgun sequence containing:
- the LOC131047222 gene encoding uncharacterized protein LOC131047222, which encodes MCFSVSGERCEKGRNDWVELGKINRIQMTLDILKKDQSPYQKSFLKQYDHSDRYAIEDIEGWTNAHKQIHSRSDWSMGITQGFEAWLAKTVVNFMIKALDGVPEEVTKHPMGVEVKAGIWVLAVSARQRLQRLCTIDSIVVSMLFVLYLMSVPLL